Proteins co-encoded in one Hyalangium ruber genomic window:
- a CDS encoding serine/threonine protein kinase yields MESSAPPELNPTALPPGTRVGSWQVKGWGGRGTYGTVYRAVKAEGEAGGLAALKLAIHWHDARFEREVELLGRIHHPHVPRLLGHGRWRHPSGVTYPYLVMEWVEGIPLYEWAVASNPSSRQALALLAQVARALEATHAVGGVHRDVKGENVLVRRADDQAFLLDFGAGHCAGSATLTHEVLPPGTPAYRSPEAWRFAQRYFRLPNAHYAVQPADDVFALGVTAWRLVTDRYPPPTDPGEEGASRCWYQEGGLSQSPRALNPRVEARLEALILRMLSVRPQARGTARELAEALELTAAQAGPEADVPLFDLEALGRSKAPTEKAVAPLPPPGEPKAKRVPGRGGAEARVSAERREAERARATTEQVAAREPVWPWFGAGLAAALGLLLTGELCASGLRRLEAEQHPVAQEEPDAGERDGGVVGLADTVPAATMAELKEPSHGDPIGLPMPESPFRAQRRAPHCRPPLEAAINDGCWIRLADVKPPCRDMGYEWKGSCYLPSYQPPRAPTSERP; encoded by the coding sequence ATGGAGAGCTCCGCCCCACCTGAGCTGAACCCGACCGCGCTGCCGCCCGGCACGCGGGTGGGCTCGTGGCAGGTGAAGGGGTGGGGCGGCCGGGGCACCTACGGCACCGTGTACCGCGCCGTGAAGGCCGAGGGTGAAGCCGGGGGGCTCGCGGCCCTGAAGCTGGCCATTCACTGGCACGACGCGCGCTTCGAGCGGGAGGTGGAGCTGCTGGGCCGCATCCACCACCCCCACGTGCCGCGCCTGCTGGGCCATGGGCGCTGGCGCCACCCCTCGGGCGTCACCTACCCCTACCTCGTCATGGAGTGGGTAGAGGGGATTCCGCTCTACGAGTGGGCGGTGGCGAGCAACCCCTCCTCGCGGCAGGCCCTGGCGCTGCTGGCGCAGGTGGCGCGGGCGCTGGAGGCGACCCACGCGGTGGGCGGCGTACACCGGGACGTGAAGGGCGAGAACGTGCTGGTGCGGCGGGCGGATGACCAGGCCTTCCTCCTGGACTTCGGGGCGGGGCACTGCGCGGGCTCGGCCACGCTCACCCACGAGGTGCTGCCCCCGGGCACTCCCGCCTATCGCAGCCCCGAGGCCTGGCGGTTCGCCCAGCGCTACTTCCGGCTGCCCAACGCCCACTACGCGGTCCAGCCCGCGGACGACGTGTTCGCCCTGGGAGTCACCGCCTGGAGGCTGGTGACGGACCGGTACCCACCGCCCACGGACCCCGGCGAGGAGGGGGCCAGTCGCTGCTGGTACCAGGAGGGGGGCCTCTCGCAGTCACCGCGCGCGCTCAACCCGCGGGTGGAGGCGCGGCTCGAGGCCCTCATCCTTCGCATGCTCTCGGTACGGCCCCAGGCCCGAGGCACCGCGCGCGAGCTGGCCGAGGCGCTGGAGCTCACGGCGGCCCAGGCGGGGCCCGAGGCGGATGTGCCGCTCTTCGACCTGGAGGCGCTGGGGCGCTCCAAGGCCCCCACCGAGAAGGCGGTGGCCCCGCTTCCTCCTCCGGGGGAGCCGAAAGCGAAACGTGTGCCCGGGCGCGGTGGGGCGGAGGCTCGCGTGAGCGCCGAGCGGCGCGAGGCGGAGCGGGCCCGAGCGACCACCGAGCAAGTCGCCGCGCGTGAGCCCGTCTGGCCCTGGTTCGGCGCGGGCCTGGCCGCGGCGCTCGGGTTGCTGCTCACCGGAGAGCTGTGCGCTTCGGGCCTGCGTCGCCTCGAGGCGGAGCAGCACCCGGTGGCACAGGAGGAGCCGGATGCGGGGGAGCGGGATGGAGGTGTGGTGGGGCTGGCCGATACCGTGCCGGCCGCGACCATGGCCGAGCTGAAGGAGCCCTCCCATGGAGACCCCATCGGCTTGCCCATGCCCGAGTCCCCGTTCCGCGCCCAGCGGCGAGCGCCGCATTGCCGGCCTCCGCTGGAGGCCGCCATCAATGACGGGTGCTGGATTCGGCTGGCGGATGTGAAGCCTCCGTGCCGGGACATGGGCTACGAGTGGAAGGGCAGTTGCTACCTGCCCAGCTATCAGCCCCCCCGCGCGCCCACCTCGGAGCGGCCGTAG
- a CDS encoding iron-containing alcohol dehydrogenase → MSALGFEFATATRILFGAGRLAEAPEVVRSLGGRRVLIVTGKSPARAQPLREMLDRLGLATVVFRVEGEPTLEVAREGTATAIAVGCDVVVALGGGSVIDTGKAIAALAANGGDPLDYLEVIGRGRPLTHPSVPLVAIPTTAGTGSEVTRNAVLGSNEEKVKASLRSPLMLPRVALVDPDLLAGAPGPVIASSGLDALSQLIEPFLSARANPLTDSLAREGIRRSARSLRRAVLETFDAPAREDLALASLFGGLCLANSGLGAVHGFAAPVGGMFQAPHGAVCAALLAATLEVNLRALQARAAAHPALPRFQEVAALLTGRPEARAEEAITWVQELCQALSVPGLRRYGLTEAEVPRLVEKARVASSMKANPLVLTDEELTEIALRSL, encoded by the coding sequence ATGAGCGCGCTGGGCTTCGAGTTCGCCACCGCCACCCGTATCCTCTTCGGCGCCGGCCGCCTCGCCGAGGCGCCCGAGGTGGTGCGGTCCCTGGGCGGCCGCCGGGTGCTCATCGTCACCGGGAAGAGTCCCGCACGCGCGCAGCCGCTGCGCGAGATGCTGGATCGCCTCGGGCTGGCCACCGTCGTCTTCCGCGTGGAGGGCGAGCCCACGCTGGAGGTGGCGCGCGAGGGCACCGCCACCGCCATCGCCGTGGGGTGTGATGTCGTGGTGGCCCTGGGCGGCGGCAGCGTCATCGACACGGGCAAGGCCATCGCCGCGCTGGCCGCCAACGGAGGCGACCCGCTCGACTACCTGGAGGTGATTGGCCGGGGACGCCCGCTCACGCACCCCTCGGTGCCGCTGGTGGCCATTCCCACCACGGCCGGCACCGGCTCGGAGGTGACGCGCAACGCGGTGCTGGGCTCCAACGAGGAGAAGGTGAAGGCCAGCCTGCGCAGCCCGCTCATGCTGCCGCGCGTGGCGCTGGTGGATCCGGACCTGCTCGCTGGCGCTCCCGGGCCGGTGATTGCCTCCAGCGGACTGGACGCGCTCTCGCAGCTCATCGAGCCGTTCCTGTCCGCTCGGGCCAATCCGCTCACCGACTCGCTGGCCCGAGAGGGGATACGCCGCTCGGCGCGCTCGCTGCGCCGGGCGGTGCTGGAGACGTTCGATGCGCCCGCGCGGGAGGACCTGGCGCTGGCCAGCCTCTTCGGCGGGCTGTGCCTGGCCAACTCCGGGCTGGGCGCGGTGCATGGCTTCGCGGCGCCGGTGGGCGGCATGTTCCAAGCGCCTCATGGTGCCGTGTGTGCCGCGCTTCTGGCGGCCACGCTGGAGGTGAACCTGCGCGCACTCCAAGCCCGTGCCGCCGCGCACCCGGCGCTCCCGCGCTTCCAGGAGGTGGCGGCGCTGCTCACCGGTCGGCCCGAGGCGCGGGCCGAGGAGGCCATCACCTGGGTCCAGGAGCTGTGCCAGGCGCTGAGCGTGCCCGGCTTGCGCCGCTATGGGCTGACGGAGGCCGAGGTGCCACGGCTGGTGGAGAAGGCGCGCGTGGCCAGCAGCATGAAGGCCAACCCCCTGGTGCTCACGGACGAGGAACTCACGGAGATCGCCCTGCGCTCGCTCTAG
- a CDS encoding serine/threonine-protein kinase, which yields MGTKRSLQEVDPLSLPVGTKVGAWRVTGWGGRGAYGTLYRVEREGPDTSGPFALKLAIHPRDERFEREAWLLSHIPSSHVPRLHDQGVWEHPSGAFPYLVMEWVEGEPLYEWASRRNPSSRQALRLLAQVARALEATHAVGGVHRDVKGANVLVRAGDGRAFLTDFGAGHYRGAATLTWRLLPPGTPSYRSPEAQAFLRAFLRHPTAHYPASACDDLFALGVTAWRLVTDEYPSRDEEGTEAWREERGGPRLPRELNPRVSPELEALILRLLDIAPVERFEGKAWVAAEALEQAARSAGPEGDRPLFCWGDESNPRWRPLERVRRVVDQDVAAKEVLALREATARTRVAAPREQVRPRFLGPMWGAELAVALLALLLAGLAVAWLRRGQELAHADRDSHEGGSVAVGDSAPSAAMLATMLTEEKVPAVGLPLPANPFPGQRRPPCNKNGEVELRGGCWYALRDATLPCREDAYEWKGACYLPSAPPRRQPTAHPP from the coding sequence ATGGGGACGAAGCGATCCCTTCAGGAAGTGGATCCTCTCAGCCTCCCGGTGGGGACGAAGGTGGGAGCATGGCGAGTGACGGGTTGGGGAGGCCGGGGCGCCTACGGCACCCTCTACCGCGTGGAGCGTGAAGGCCCCGATACCTCCGGTCCGTTCGCGCTCAAGCTGGCCATCCACCCACGAGATGAGCGCTTCGAGCGCGAGGCGTGGTTGCTCTCGCACATCCCGAGTTCTCACGTTCCTCGATTGCATGACCAGGGTGTGTGGGAGCACCCCTCTGGAGCCTTTCCCTACCTGGTGATGGAGTGGGTGGAAGGCGAGCCGTTGTACGAGTGGGCCTCGCGGCGAAACCCCTCCTCGCGGCAGGCATTGCGACTGCTGGCGCAGGTGGCGAGAGCTTTGGAGGCCACGCACGCAGTCGGTGGTGTGCATCGGGACGTGAAGGGGGCCAACGTCCTGGTTCGAGCGGGAGATGGCCGGGCCTTCCTCACGGACTTCGGGGCGGGGCATTACCGGGGCGCGGCCACGCTCACTTGGCGGTTGTTGCCTCCAGGAACTCCTTCCTATCGAAGTCCCGAGGCGCAGGCGTTTCTCCGCGCATTCCTCCGTCACCCCACGGCGCACTACCCGGCCAGCGCATGTGATGACCTCTTTGCGTTGGGCGTGACGGCGTGGCGGTTGGTGACGGACGAGTATCCGTCCAGGGATGAGGAAGGCACCGAGGCGTGGCGCGAGGAAAGAGGTGGGCCGCGTCTACCGCGAGAACTCAACCCTCGGGTGAGCCCGGAACTGGAGGCGCTCATCCTGCGATTGCTGGACATTGCGCCAGTGGAGCGTTTCGAGGGTAAGGCTTGGGTGGCGGCCGAAGCGCTGGAGCAGGCGGCGCGCAGCGCAGGGCCGGAGGGGGACCGTCCGTTGTTCTGCTGGGGGGACGAGTCGAATCCCCGCTGGCGCCCCCTGGAGCGAGTGCGGCGGGTCGTGGATCAGGATGTCGCCGCGAAGGAGGTACTGGCACTGCGCGAGGCAACGGCGCGAACTCGGGTAGCGGCCCCCCGTGAGCAGGTTCGGCCTCGGTTCTTGGGCCCCATGTGGGGAGCGGAACTGGCTGTGGCGCTCCTGGCATTGCTGCTCGCGGGGCTCGCCGTGGCGTGGTTGCGCCGAGGGCAAGAACTAGCGCATGCCGATAGGGATTCGCACGAGGGTGGCAGCGTGGCGGTAGGTGACAGCGCCCCTTCCGCCGCGATGCTTGCCACCATGCTCACCGAAGAGAAGGTGCCAGCGGTGGGGCTGCCGCTGCCCGCGAATCCCTTTCCCGGCCAGCGCCGGCCGCCGTGTAACAAGAATGGCGAGGTGGAGCTTCGGGGCGGGTGCTGGTACGCGCTACGCGATGCCACGTTGCCCTGCCGGGAGGACGCGTACGAGTGGAAGGGGGCCTGTTACCTGCCCTCCGCTCCTCCCCGGCGCCAGCCGACGGCGCACCCGCCTTGA
- a CDS encoding LysR family transcriptional regulator, translating to MPPRKLPRHLVWLEAFAAAVEAGSLEGAAVYLGVARSVVSEHLRALEQSLGEGEPLLERGPGRRLHLTPRGQRLYEGTQTPLHQLDLKRLRDLASTEASLRLGLNHTLSIMLLGDIARDAAQANIKLEVGFGGPFELVREVQTRQRDLVVGFSPLPPHRDVEAESLQALPFVVLAGPESTLRSRVGASRALHVKDLVEQPFVDWLRNDPYGGANTARFTAHQVRVREVARVESFLHLFDLLHAFPQACAITPDLRPLRPFPPEFHVWPLREEQPQFVEVVALWPMGAMSTEARLVLQGLRRRLGQKRRKSE from the coding sequence ATGCCCCCTCGCAAGCTCCCGCGACACCTCGTCTGGCTGGAGGCCTTCGCCGCCGCCGTCGAAGCAGGCAGCCTGGAGGGGGCCGCCGTGTACCTGGGCGTAGCCCGCTCCGTGGTGAGCGAGCACCTGCGCGCCCTGGAGCAGTCCCTGGGTGAAGGCGAGCCGCTCCTGGAGCGTGGGCCGGGCCGAAGGCTCCACCTCACCCCGCGCGGACAGCGGCTCTACGAGGGCACGCAGACGCCGCTGCACCAGTTGGACCTCAAGCGCCTGAGGGACCTGGCGAGCACCGAGGCCAGCCTGCGGCTGGGGCTCAACCACACGCTCTCCATCATGCTGCTGGGGGACATCGCCCGGGACGCGGCCCAGGCCAACATCAAGCTGGAGGTCGGCTTCGGCGGGCCCTTCGAATTGGTGCGCGAGGTGCAGACGCGCCAGAGGGACCTGGTGGTGGGCTTCAGCCCGCTGCCGCCCCACCGGGACGTGGAGGCCGAGTCCCTGCAGGCCCTGCCCTTCGTGGTGCTGGCGGGCCCCGAGAGCACCCTGCGCTCGCGCGTCGGCGCCTCGCGGGCCCTGCACGTGAAGGACCTGGTTGAGCAACCCTTCGTGGACTGGCTCCGGAACGACCCCTACGGCGGCGCCAACACCGCGCGCTTCACGGCCCACCAGGTGCGGGTGCGCGAGGTGGCGCGCGTGGAGAGCTTCCTGCACCTGTTCGACTTGCTGCACGCCTTCCCCCAGGCATGCGCCATCACCCCTGACCTGCGGCCCCTGCGCCCCTTCCCTCCCGAGTTCCACGTCTGGCCCCTGCGCGAGGAGCAGCCCCAGTTCGTGGAGGTGGTGGCCCTCTGGCCCATGGGCGCGATGAGCACCGAGGCCCGCCTCGTGCTCCAGGGACTGCGTCGCCGCCTCGGGCAGAAACGTCGGAAATCCGAATAG
- a CDS encoding M20/M25/M40 family metallo-hydrolase → MPVGTSPLRLSSLLCIALLAAPALAQSEAAAPTEASRLVATFLGETPLLSDLQSLTDEVGGRATGSPANLRSVEWALARLREAGVEARKESFQMPALWLERSARATVQGERVSYTPRVAAMPFSTATPRGGKTAPLLAVGRGTEKDFQALGDKARGAFLLVETEELKDVDGLFREYSESAAIEQRAFAVGVAGVVYMGSRPNNLLYRHNVSVGPRNTRPMLVMERDGALRAVRLLRVGKALSLTAELDIQSGPAYESHNVIGEIRGATRPEEVVVVGAHLDSWDLGTGALDNGANVVLLIDVARQMRRLGLQPARTVRFALWNGEEQGMQGSWGYTKRHEAALEHHVMATSLDIGCGRITGFFTGGRPELPALVDRALAPVKGLGPFTHVDAPVVGTDNFDFMMHGVPNLIANQEPALYGPNYHARSDELDKCDAQQLRLNAAIVAALAYGFAQMEPKLPRQSRAQVEALMRATDLAQQMKSFNVYEDWASGKRGRK, encoded by the coding sequence ATGCCTGTAGGAACCTCCCCCCTGCGCCTATCCTCCCTGCTCTGCATCGCGCTCCTGGCCGCTCCGGCCCTGGCTCAGTCCGAGGCCGCTGCCCCCACCGAGGCCTCCCGGCTGGTGGCCACCTTCCTTGGAGAGACACCCTTGCTGAGCGATCTCCAGTCGCTCACGGATGAGGTGGGCGGCAGGGCCACCGGCTCGCCCGCCAACCTGCGCTCGGTGGAGTGGGCGCTGGCGCGCCTGCGCGAGGCCGGGGTGGAGGCGCGCAAGGAGTCCTTCCAGATGCCCGCCCTGTGGCTGGAGCGCTCCGCCCGCGCCACGGTGCAGGGAGAGCGCGTCAGCTACACGCCCCGGGTGGCGGCCATGCCCTTCTCCACCGCCACACCGCGCGGAGGCAAGACGGCGCCACTGCTCGCCGTGGGCCGAGGCACGGAGAAGGACTTCCAGGCGCTCGGGGACAAGGCACGCGGCGCGTTCTTGCTCGTGGAGACCGAGGAATTGAAGGACGTGGACGGACTCTTCCGCGAGTACAGCGAGAGCGCCGCCATCGAGCAGCGCGCGTTCGCGGTTGGCGTGGCAGGGGTGGTCTACATGGGCTCGCGGCCCAACAACCTGCTCTACCGGCACAACGTCTCGGTGGGACCGCGCAACACCCGGCCCATGCTGGTCATGGAGCGCGATGGGGCGCTGCGGGCGGTGCGGTTGCTGCGCGTGGGCAAGGCGCTGAGCCTCACGGCCGAGCTCGACATCCAGTCCGGCCCCGCCTACGAGAGCCACAACGTCATCGGGGAGATTCGCGGCGCCACCAGGCCAGAGGAAGTCGTGGTGGTAGGCGCGCACCTGGACTCGTGGGACCTGGGCACGGGAGCGCTGGACAACGGCGCCAACGTGGTGCTGCTCATCGACGTGGCGCGGCAGATGCGGCGGTTGGGGCTCCAGCCGGCGCGCACGGTGCGCTTCGCCCTGTGGAACGGGGAGGAGCAGGGCATGCAGGGCTCGTGGGGCTACACGAAGCGGCACGAGGCGGCGCTGGAGCACCACGTCATGGCGACCTCGCTGGACATCGGCTGCGGGCGAATCACGGGCTTCTTCACCGGAGGCCGGCCCGAGCTGCCCGCGCTGGTGGACCGGGCGCTGGCGCCGGTGAAGGGGCTGGGACCCTTCACGCACGTGGACGCGCCCGTGGTGGGTACGGACAACTTCGACTTCATGATGCACGGAGTGCCCAACCTGATCGCCAACCAGGAGCCGGCGCTCTACGGCCCCAACTACCACGCGCGCTCGGACGAGCTGGACAAGTGCGACGCACAGCAGCTGCGGCTCAACGCCGCCATCGTCGCCGCGCTGGCGTATGGCTTTGCCCAGATGGAGCCGAAGCTGCCCCGCCAGTCGCGCGCCCAGGTGGAGGCGCTGATGCGCGCCACGGACCTGGCGCAGCAGATGAAGTCCTTCAACGTCTATGAGGACTGGGCCTCGGGCAAGCGCGGGAGGAAGTAG
- a CDS encoding amidohydrolase — protein sequence MTNTLLRNCHALVPDERGVPTLVRNQDIVVRGNRIAEVRPTGQPPEAELDVIEAHGMLAMPGLINTHSHVPMVLFRGLAEDVSIERWFNEFIWPLESNLTEELVYWGMLLGLIEMIEGGVTTVADHYFFMDRVARAVEEAGTRAHLGWAVFGSRGLGALEETAAFAERWKGGAGGRITTCMAPHAPYTCDDGFLRASVAHAKRLGVGIHIHASEEMGQTQASLDKREMTPIQVLDDTGVLSVPVIIAHGCGLLPEDTERLSRYRDHVGIAHAPKTYLKLAMGITPIRALRKAGIPVGLATDGAVSNNTLDIFESLRLMAMMQKHEASNPEVLPISEALDIATRGSAAVLGMGDRLGKLAPGYLADIILVDTSGAHWQPPHNLAAGLVYSARASDVQTVMVDGRVVMRDRRLLTIDKTRVLTEVATHMEHLAKRVPGSRIQTYKP from the coding sequence ATGACGAACACCCTCCTTCGCAACTGCCACGCGCTCGTCCCCGATGAGCGCGGTGTGCCCACCCTCGTGCGCAACCAGGACATCGTCGTTCGTGGCAATCGCATCGCGGAGGTACGGCCCACGGGCCAGCCTCCCGAGGCCGAGCTCGACGTCATTGAAGCCCATGGAATGCTCGCCATGCCGGGGCTGATCAACACGCACTCCCACGTGCCCATGGTGCTCTTCCGAGGGCTGGCCGAGGATGTGTCCATCGAGCGCTGGTTCAACGAGTTCATCTGGCCGCTGGAGAGCAACCTCACCGAGGAGCTCGTCTACTGGGGAATGCTCCTGGGGCTCATCGAGATGATCGAAGGTGGCGTCACCACCGTGGCCGACCACTACTTCTTCATGGACCGGGTGGCCCGCGCCGTGGAGGAGGCTGGCACCCGGGCGCACCTGGGCTGGGCCGTGTTCGGCAGCCGAGGACTGGGCGCGCTCGAGGAGACCGCCGCCTTCGCCGAGCGGTGGAAGGGAGGGGCGGGTGGCCGCATCACCACCTGCATGGCTCCGCACGCGCCGTACACCTGTGACGATGGCTTCCTGCGGGCCTCCGTCGCGCACGCGAAGCGGCTGGGGGTGGGCATCCACATCCACGCCTCCGAGGAGATGGGGCAGACGCAGGCGAGCCTGGACAAGCGGGAGATGACGCCCATCCAGGTGCTGGATGACACGGGAGTGCTCAGCGTCCCGGTCATCATCGCCCACGGGTGTGGCCTGCTGCCCGAGGACACGGAGCGCCTGTCGCGCTACCGAGACCACGTGGGCATCGCGCACGCGCCCAAGACGTACCTGAAGCTGGCCATGGGGATTACGCCCATCCGGGCGCTGCGCAAGGCGGGGATTCCCGTGGGGCTGGCGACGGATGGAGCGGTGAGCAACAACACGCTCGATATCTTCGAGAGCCTGCGCCTCATGGCGATGATGCAGAAGCACGAGGCGTCCAACCCCGAGGTGCTGCCTATTTCAGAGGCGCTCGATATCGCCACGCGGGGCAGCGCGGCGGTGCTGGGGATGGGGGACCGGCTCGGAAAGCTCGCTCCGGGCTACCTGGCCGACATCATCCTCGTGGACACGAGCGGGGCGCATTGGCAGCCGCCGCACAACCTCGCGGCTGGGCTGGTGTACAGCGCCCGTGCCAGCGATGTGCAGACCGTGATGGTGGATGGGCGCGTCGTCATGCGAGACCGACGCCTGCTCACGATCGACAAGACGCGCGTGCTCACCGAGGTGGCCACCCACATGGAACACCTGGCCAAGCGCGTGCCCGGTTCGCGAATCCAGACCTACAAGCCGTGA
- a CDS encoding substrate-binding periplasmic protein, whose product MVPEGAGKHHTPSRAVGLLLAVLVLAAGCGFPRDPEGTLERVRGGMMRVGVVEREPFTRVEEGTPTGPEVELVQEFARTLGATVEWTVGAEPRLMEALAHQQLELVIGGIPADTPYGSKGGLSQPYLRSQLRVGAPPEQTPPSELKGQRVAVEKGHVAIALLEEKGAVPEPTSTLASAPGLRAGFDWQLEAWGYTPTGPTLKKEEVLLVVPPGENGWLRQVDLFLHEHRDQARARLVEAAKQGATR is encoded by the coding sequence TTGGTCCCTGAGGGAGCAGGCAAGCATCATACCCCCTCGCGAGCGGTGGGCCTGCTGCTGGCGGTGCTGGTGCTAGCCGCCGGGTGCGGCTTTCCGAGAGACCCCGAGGGCACGTTGGAGCGGGTGCGCGGCGGGATGATGCGCGTGGGGGTGGTGGAGCGCGAGCCCTTCACGCGCGTGGAGGAGGGCACCCCCACGGGGCCGGAGGTGGAGCTCGTCCAGGAGTTCGCCCGCACGCTGGGAGCCACGGTGGAGTGGACCGTGGGCGCCGAGCCCCGGCTGATGGAGGCCCTGGCGCACCAGCAACTGGAGCTCGTCATTGGCGGCATCCCCGCCGACACCCCGTACGGCTCGAAAGGAGGGCTCAGCCAGCCCTACCTGCGCTCCCAGCTCCGGGTCGGAGCGCCTCCCGAGCAGACGCCGCCGAGCGAGCTGAAGGGCCAGCGCGTGGCGGTGGAGAAGGGCCACGTCGCCATCGCGCTGCTCGAGGAGAAAGGCGCCGTGCCCGAGCCGACGAGCACCCTGGCCTCGGCGCCCGGGCTGCGTGCCGGCTTCGACTGGCAGCTCGAGGCCTGGGGCTACACCCCCACCGGGCCCACATTGAAGAAGGAGGAGGTGCTGCTGGTGGTTCCTCCCGGAGAGAACGGGTGGCTGCGACAGGTGGACCTGTTCCTCCATGAGCACCGCGACCAGGCGCGGGCCCGCCTCGTGGAGGCCGCGAAGCAAGGGGCGACGAGATGA
- a CDS encoding aromatic amino acid hydroxylase, with amino-acid sequence MTPTERTLARLPSHLRRYVVGQEYEAYTPRDQAVWRHILRRLRAHLSDKAHAVYLEGLEATGIGVERLPSMDEMNERLARLGWGAVSVRGFIPTAVFTELQSLGVLAIAADIRTHEHIQYTPAPDIVHESAGHAPIIANARYAEFLKRCGLAAFKAIASLEDQVVFEAIRNLSVVKEDPSATPEEVEHAQARLDAAQKGCRYVSESTRASRLYWWTAEYGMVGSLEQPRLYGAGLLSSIGEAEHCLTPAVQKVPLTADCADIGYDITQMQPQLFVARDFEHLFEVLEQFEATLAWKRGGDYGLQEAQRARSVNHLVLSDGREVTGRVERLEPGVSAVAEGLSTALVQLGGPVMLSRGGKAVEKPWTGVALVAFGKGTLPERGEFEFELASGLRLSGFAVGGGEVLNLRGTLGGRELDLPSVARLYLSEGLPSVAGGPADAAAWDRWFGELNAFAEGDGEARARARKAEALPPALAALYREVRAMRESGDIRPDRLEQIAQAAAGFPDDWLLREEVRELREAPQTAPLRSAMSAHKSRTHASA; translated from the coding sequence ATGACTCCGACCGAGAGAACTCTTGCCCGGCTGCCTTCCCACCTGCGTCGCTACGTGGTGGGCCAGGAGTATGAGGCCTATACGCCGAGAGATCAGGCGGTGTGGCGCCACATCCTCCGTCGGCTGCGCGCGCACCTGTCGGACAAGGCGCACGCGGTGTACCTGGAGGGCCTCGAGGCGACGGGCATCGGCGTGGAGCGCCTGCCCAGCATGGATGAGATGAACGAGCGGCTGGCCAGGCTGGGCTGGGGCGCGGTGAGCGTGCGGGGCTTCATCCCCACGGCGGTGTTCACCGAGCTGCAGTCGCTGGGCGTGCTGGCGATCGCCGCGGACATCCGCACCCACGAGCACATCCAGTACACGCCGGCGCCGGACATCGTCCACGAGAGCGCGGGGCACGCGCCCATCATCGCCAACGCGCGTTATGCCGAGTTCCTCAAGCGCTGCGGGTTGGCGGCGTTCAAGGCGATTGCCTCGCTGGAGGACCAGGTCGTCTTCGAGGCGATCCGCAACCTGAGCGTGGTGAAGGAGGACCCCTCGGCCACGCCCGAAGAGGTGGAGCACGCGCAGGCGCGGCTGGATGCGGCGCAGAAGGGCTGCCGCTACGTGAGCGAGAGCACCCGGGCCTCGCGCCTGTACTGGTGGACGGCGGAGTACGGGATGGTGGGCAGCCTGGAGCAGCCGCGCCTGTACGGGGCGGGGCTGCTGTCGAGCATTGGCGAGGCGGAGCACTGCCTCACGCCGGCGGTGCAGAAGGTGCCGCTGACGGCGGACTGCGCGGACATCGGCTACGACATCACCCAGATGCAGCCGCAGCTCTTCGTGGCGCGCGACTTCGAGCACCTGTTCGAGGTGCTGGAGCAGTTCGAGGCGACGCTGGCGTGGAAGCGCGGCGGGGACTACGGCCTGCAGGAGGCGCAGCGGGCGCGCTCGGTGAACCACCTGGTGCTCTCGGACGGGCGCGAGGTGACGGGCCGGGTGGAGCGGCTGGAGCCGGGCGTGAGCGCCGTCGCCGAGGGCTTGAGCACGGCGCTGGTGCAGCTTGGAGGGCCGGTGATGCTCTCGCGCGGCGGCAAGGCCGTGGAGAAGCCGTGGACGGGCGTGGCGCTGGTGGCATTTGGCAAGGGCACGCTGCCGGAGCGCGGCGAGTTTGAGTTCGAGTTGGCGAGCGGCCTGCGCCTGAGCGGCTTCGCGGTGGGCGGCGGCGAGGTGCTCAACCTGCGCGGCACGCTGGGCGGACGGGAGCTGGATCTGCCCTCGGTGGCGCGGCTCTACCTGAGCGAGGGGCTGCCCTCGGTGGCGGGAGGCCCCGCGGACGCGGCGGCGTGGGACCGCTGGTTCGGAGAGCTCAACGCGTTCGCCGAGGGAGATGGCGAGGCGCGGGCGCGGGCGCGCAAGGCGGAGGCACTGCCTCCGGCGCTGGCGGCGCTCTACCGCGAGGTGCGCGCCATGCGCGAGTCGGGAGACATCCGGCCTGATCGGCTGGAGCAGATCGCCCAGGCCGCGGCCGGGTTCCCGGACGATTGGCTGCTGCGGGAAGAGGTGCGGGAGCTGCGCGAGGCCCCACAGACAGCACCGCTGCGCTCGGCCATGTCCGCGCACAAGTCCCGGACACACGCCTCGGCGTAA
- a CDS encoding STAUR_1299 family protein, with protein sequence MSDTDTFLRLAFAQSPAAEANAAMARIREEQGDAKSYEFVLPDKEVRAFLLERTLPRLVDYLESVGARLPGCGGVFLSVFAGDTLHFLHARDAVSLLSEWSGLSLDELKRRYGPNRT encoded by the coding sequence ATGAGCGATACCGACACCTTCCTGCGCCTGGCCTTCGCCCAGTCCCCCGCCGCCGAGGCCAACGCCGCCATGGCGCGCATCCGCGAGGAGCAGGGGGATGCCAAGAGCTACGAGTTCGTGCTGCCCGACAAGGAGGTGCGCGCCTTCCTGCTGGAGCGCACGTTGCCCCGACTGGTGGACTACCTGGAGTCGGTGGGCGCCAGGCTGCCGGGCTGCGGCGGCGTGTTCCTCTCGGTGTTCGCCGGGGACACCCTGCACTTCCTCCACGCCCGGGACGCGGTGAGCCTGTTGTCCGAGTGGAGCGGCCTGTCCCTGGACGAGCTGAAGCGCCGCTACGGCCCCAACCGCACCTGA